The following are encoded together in the Pseudoalteromonas shioyasakiensis genome:
- the rplK gene encoding 50S ribosomal protein L11, with protein sequence MAKKVEAIIKLQVAAGMANPSPPVGPALGQHGVNIMEFCKAFNARTESIEKGAPVPVVISVYGDRSFTFDMKTPPAAYLLKKAAGIKSGSGRPNTEKVGTVTRAQLEEIVETKRPDLTAADMDAAVRTIAGSARAMGLNVED encoded by the coding sequence ATGGCTAAAAAAGTTGAAGCTATTATCAAGCTACAAGTTGCCGCTGGTATGGCTAACCCTAGTCCTCCAGTAGGTCCAGCACTAGGTCAACACGGTGTAAACATCATGGAATTCTGTAAAGCGTTCAACGCACGTACAGAATCTATCGAAAAAGGCGCTCCAGTTCCTGTAGTGATCTCTGTTTACGGTGACCGTTCTTTCACGTTCGACATGAAAACTCCACCGGCTGCTTACTTACTTAAGAAAGCTGCAGGCATCAAATCAGGTTCTGGCCGTCCTAACACTGAAAAAGTGGGTACAGTAACTCGTGCTCAACTTGAAGAAATCGTTGAGACAAAACGACCTGACCTTACAGCGGCTGATATGGACGCTGCAGTTCGCACTATCGCAGGTTCTGCGCGTGCGATGGGCTTGAACGTAGAGGACTAA
- the rplA gene encoding 50S ribosomal protein L1: protein MAKLTKRMRTIREKVDVTKDYEINEAVALLKELATAKFVESVDVAVNLGIDARKSDQNVRGATVLPNGTGREVRVAVFTQGANADAAKEAGAELVGMEDLAEQVKKGEMNFDVVVASPDAMRVVGQLGQILGPRGLMPNPKTGTVTPNVAEAVKNAKAGQVRYRNDKNGIIHTTIGKVDFTAEQLQQNLEALIVALKKAKPSQAKGTYVKKVTISTTMGAGVAVDQNSLSTVVA from the coding sequence ATGGCAAAATTAACTAAACGTATGCGTACAATCCGCGAAAAAGTGGATGTAACTAAAGATTACGAAATCAACGAAGCAGTTGCTCTTTTAAAAGAGTTAGCGACAGCTAAATTCGTAGAAAGTGTTGACGTTGCTGTTAACCTTGGTATCGATGCTCGTAAATCTGACCAAAACGTACGTGGTGCAACTGTACTACCTAACGGTACTGGTCGTGAAGTTCGTGTTGCTGTATTCACACAAGGCGCTAACGCAGATGCTGCGAAAGAAGCTGGTGCTGAATTAGTGGGCATGGAAGATCTTGCTGAACAAGTTAAGAAAGGCGAGATGAACTTTGACGTTGTTGTTGCATCTCCAGACGCTATGCGTGTTGTTGGTCAACTAGGTCAAATCTTAGGTCCACGTGGTCTAATGCCAAACCCTAAAACTGGTACTGTAACTCCTAACGTTGCAGAAGCAGTTAAAAACGCGAAAGCAGGTCAAGTTCGTTACCGTAACGACAAGAACGGTATCATCCATACTACTATCGGTAAGGTTGATTTCACTGCTGAGCAACTTCAACAAAACCTTGAAGCTCTTATTGTTGCGCTTAAGAAGGCTAAACCTTCTCAAGCAAAAGGTACTTACGTGAAGAAAGTAACTATCTCTACAACAATGGGCGCAGGTGTTGCTGTTGACCAAAACTCTCTAAGCACAGTTGTTGCTTAA
- the rplJ gene encoding 50S ribosomal protein L10 — translation MALNLQGKKAIVAEVNEAATGALSAVVADSRGVTVGAITALRKEAREAGVWMKVVRNTLAKRAVEGTDFECLSDSLVGPSLIAFSSEHPGAAARIFKEFAKKNEKFEVKTAAFEGNVVDAAMLATLPTYDEAVARLMSAMKEASAGKLCKTIEAVRVQKEEQAA, via the coding sequence ATGGCTTTAAATCTTCAAGGCAAAAAAGCAATTGTTGCTGAAGTCAACGAAGCAGCCACTGGTGCTCTTTCTGCAGTTGTTGCAGATTCTCGTGGTGTAACAGTTGGTGCTATCACTGCCCTTCGTAAAGAAGCTCGTGAAGCTGGTGTATGGATGAAAGTTGTTCGTAACACTTTAGCTAAACGTGCTGTTGAAGGTACAGATTTTGAGTGCCTTTCTGACTCACTTGTTGGTCCAAGCTTAATCGCTTTCTCTTCAGAGCACCCAGGTGCTGCTGCGCGTATTTTTAAAGAATTCGCGAAGAAGAACGAGAAATTCGAAGTTAAGACGGCTGCATTTGAAGGTAACGTAGTAGACGCAGCTATGCTAGCAACTCTACCTACTTACGACGAAGCTGTTGCACGCTTAATGAGCGCTATGAAAGAAGCGTCTGCAGGTAAATTGTGTAAAACAATTGAAGCAGTACGTGTACAGAAAGAAGAGCAAGCTGCTTAA
- the rplL gene encoding 50S ribosomal protein L7/L12 — translation MSVTKDQILDAIAEMSVMDVVALVEAMEEKFGVTAAAAVVAGPAAEAAEEKTEFDVILTGAGANKVAAIKAVRGATGLGLKEAKALVEAAPAPIKEGVSKEEAEALAKDLTEAGAEVEVK, via the coding sequence ATGTCTGTAACTAAAGACCAAATCCTTGATGCTATTGCTGAAATGTCAGTAATGGACGTTGTTGCTCTAGTTGAAGCAATGGAAGAAAAATTCGGCGTAACTGCAGCTGCTGCTGTTGTTGCTGGTCCTGCTGCTGAAGCAGCTGAAGAAAAGACTGAGTTCGACGTAATCCTTACTGGCGCTGGCGCTAACAAGGTTGCAGCTATCAAAGCTGTACGTGGTGCTACTGGTCTTGGCCTTAAAGAAGCTAAAGCACTTGTTGAAGCAGCTCCTGCACCTATCAAAGAAGGTGTATCTAAAGAAGAAGCTGAAGCACTTGCAAAAGACCTTACTGAAGCTGGTGCTGAAGTTGAGGTTAAGTAA
- the rpoB gene encoding DNA-directed RNA polymerase subunit beta, whose product MAYSYSEKKRIRKDFGKRPQVLDIPFLLSTQLESFKKFLVPDADGDHGLEAAFRSVFPIKSYSGNSELQYVSYRIGEPVFDVKECQIRGVTYSAPLRVKLRLVVMDKEAPGTVKDIKEQEVYMGEIPLMTDTGTFVINGTERVIVSQLHRSPGVFFDNDRGKTHSSGKVLYNARVIPYRGSWLDFEFDAKDNLYVRIDRRRKLPASIILRALEYSTDEILEIFFDTTAFEVADGKVLMELVPSRLRGETAAFDIKGEDGEVLVEAGRRITARHIKNIEKKGINQLEVPHEYIIGRVVARNYVDESTGEIIANANDELSLELMAELVKAGHTKIDTLYINEVDSGAYMSDTLRIDTTSNRLEALVEIYRMMRPGEPPTKDAAEALFDNLFFSDERYDLSTVGRMKFNSRVGYDSDTGPGTLSKEDIVAVMKVLIAIRNGVGDVDDIDHLGNRRIRSVGEMAENQFRVGLVRVERAVRERLSLGDLDAVMPQDLINAKPISAAVKEFFGSSQLSQFMDQNNPLSEVTHKRRISALGPGGLTRERAGFEVRDVHVTHYGRVCPIETPEGPNIGLINSLSTYARTNDYGFLETPYRKVVNGVVTDEVDYLSAIEEGQFVIAQANSNLNENNEFVDELIPCRHKGESTFMGKMDQQYMDVSPQQVISVAAALIPFLEHDDANRALMGSNMQRQAVPTLIADKPLVGTGIELTLAKDSGVTIVAKRGGEVMYADASRIVVNVHEDERIPGEAGIDIYNLTKYTRSNQNTCINQKPTCMVGEPVTRGDVLADGPSTDLGDLALGQNLRVAFMPWNGYNFEDSILLSERVVQEDRLTTIHIQELQCIARDTKLGPEEITADIPNVGESALGKLDESGVVYIGAEVKGGDILVGKVTPKGETQLTPEEKLLRAIFGEKASDVKDSSLRVPNSVTGTVIDVQVFTRDGVEKDKRALEVEDMQLREAKKDFNEEFRILEAGVLDRARKLLVDSGLNADSIASLNAEKLLTQSLAEEDKQAELEQLAAQYDELKAEYDKKFENKRRKITQGDDLAPGVLKIVKVYLAVKRRIQPGDKMAGRHGNKGVISTIVPVEDMPYDDKGRTVDIVLNPLGVPSRMNIGQILETHMGLAARGVGERLEEMMKEQRELHEIRSFVKKVYELGDCRQKVDIDSFSDDEVRRLADNLKGGLPIATPAFDGARESEIKDLLELGGYPRSGQVTLYDGRTGDQFERQVTVGYMYMLKLNHLVDDKMHARSTGSYSLVTQQPLGGKAQFGGQRFGEMEVWALEAYGAAYTLQEMLTVKSDDVNGRTKMYKNIVDGNHKMEPGMPESFNVLLKEIRSLGINIELEEN is encoded by the coding sequence ATGGCTTACTCTTATTCTGAAAAGAAACGTATCCGTAAGGATTTTGGTAAACGTCCACAAGTTTTGGATATACCTTTCTTACTGTCGACGCAGTTAGAATCGTTTAAAAAATTCTTAGTCCCTGACGCTGATGGCGATCACGGTTTGGAAGCTGCTTTCCGTTCTGTGTTTCCTATCAAAAGCTACTCGGGAAATTCTGAGCTTCAATACGTAAGTTATCGTATTGGTGAGCCAGTATTCGATGTAAAAGAATGTCAAATTCGCGGTGTGACTTATTCTGCTCCACTTCGCGTAAAATTGCGTCTTGTGGTGATGGACAAAGAAGCACCAGGCACAGTTAAAGACATTAAAGAGCAAGAAGTTTACATGGGCGAAATTCCGCTCATGACTGATACCGGTACCTTTGTTATCAATGGTACAGAGCGTGTTATCGTTTCTCAGCTACACCGTAGCCCTGGTGTATTCTTTGATAACGACCGTGGTAAAACTCACTCGTCAGGTAAAGTACTTTATAACGCGCGTGTAATTCCTTACCGTGGTTCATGGTTAGACTTCGAGTTTGATGCAAAAGATAACCTTTATGTACGTATTGACCGTCGTCGTAAATTACCGGCGTCAATCATCCTACGTGCACTTGAGTACTCAACGGATGAAATCCTAGAGATATTCTTCGATACAACTGCGTTTGAAGTTGCTGACGGTAAAGTTCTTATGGAACTTGTTCCTTCACGCTTACGTGGTGAAACTGCCGCTTTTGATATCAAAGGCGAAGACGGTGAAGTCCTTGTTGAAGCGGGTCGTCGTATTACTGCGCGTCACATCAAGAACATCGAGAAAAAAGGTATTAACCAATTAGAAGTACCGCATGAGTACATCATTGGTCGTGTTGTAGCTAGAAACTATGTTGATGAGTCAACTGGTGAGATCATCGCAAACGCGAATGACGAGCTATCACTTGAGCTAATGGCTGAATTGGTTAAAGCAGGTCACACTAAGATTGATACACTATATATCAACGAAGTGGACAGCGGCGCCTACATGTCAGATACATTACGTATCGACACAACAAGCAACCGTTTAGAAGCATTAGTAGAAATTTATCGCATGATGCGCCCAGGCGAGCCACCGACGAAAGACGCGGCTGAAGCCTTATTTGATAACTTGTTCTTCTCTGACGAGCGTTACGATTTATCAACAGTTGGTCGTATGAAGTTCAATAGCCGTGTAGGTTATGACTCAGATACCGGCCCAGGCACATTATCGAAAGAAGACATCGTAGCTGTTATGAAAGTGCTTATCGCTATTCGTAACGGTGTTGGCGATGTTGATGATATCGACCACTTAGGCAACCGTCGTATCCGTAGTGTTGGCGAAATGGCTGAGAACCAATTCCGCGTTGGTCTAGTACGTGTTGAGCGTGCTGTACGTGAGCGTTTAAGCTTAGGTGACCTTGACGCTGTAATGCCACAAGATCTTATTAACGCTAAGCCAATTTCGGCAGCGGTTAAAGAGTTCTTTGGTTCATCTCAGTTATCACAGTTCATGGACCAAAATAACCCGCTTTCAGAAGTAACGCACAAGCGTCGTATTTCTGCATTAGGCCCGGGTGGTTTAACACGTGAACGCGCTGGCTTCGAAGTTCGAGACGTTCACGTAACTCACTATGGTCGTGTATGTCCAATCGAAACGCCTGAGGGTCCAAACATCGGTCTAATTAACTCATTGTCTACGTACGCACGTACTAATGACTATGGTTTCTTAGAAACACCTTACCGTAAAGTGGTAAACGGTGTAGTGACTGATGAAGTAGATTACTTATCAGCCATTGAAGAAGGTCAGTTTGTTATCGCTCAGGCGAACTCAAACTTGAACGAAAACAATGAGTTTGTTGATGAACTAATTCCATGTCGTCACAAAGGTGAATCAACCTTTATGGGCAAAATGGACCAACAATATATGGACGTATCACCACAACAGGTGATCTCTGTAGCGGCAGCACTTATCCCGTTCCTAGAACACGATGATGCTAACCGTGCATTGATGGGTTCAAACATGCAACGTCAAGCCGTACCAACACTTATTGCGGACAAACCGCTAGTAGGTACAGGTATCGAGCTTACACTAGCGAAAGATTCTGGTGTAACTATCGTTGCTAAGCGTGGTGGTGAAGTAATGTATGCGGATGCAAGCCGCATCGTTGTAAATGTACATGAAGATGAGCGTATTCCAGGTGAAGCGGGCATCGATATTTACAACCTTACTAAGTACACACGCTCAAACCAAAATACATGTATTAACCAAAAGCCAACTTGTATGGTTGGTGAGCCGGTAACACGTGGTGACGTATTAGCAGATGGTCCTTCGACTGACTTAGGTGACTTAGCACTTGGTCAAAACCTTCGCGTGGCATTCATGCCATGGAACGGTTATAACTTCGAGGATTCAATTCTACTATCTGAGCGTGTAGTTCAAGAAGATCGTCTAACGACTATCCACATTCAAGAACTACAATGTATCGCACGTGATACTAAATTAGGTCCTGAAGAGATCACAGCAGATATCCCTAATGTGGGTGAGTCTGCACTAGGCAAGCTTGATGAGTCAGGCGTTGTTTATATCGGTGCTGAAGTTAAAGGCGGCGATATCCTAGTAGGTAAAGTGACTCCGAAAGGCGAAACGCAATTAACACCAGAAGAAAAGCTACTACGTGCTATCTTCGGTGAGAAAGCATCAGACGTTAAAGACAGCTCTTTACGCGTACCAAACTCTGTAACTGGTACTGTAATCGACGTACAAGTTTTCACCCGTGACGGTGTTGAAAAAGATAAGCGTGCGTTAGAAGTTGAAGACATGCAGCTTCGCGAAGCGAAGAAAGACTTCAATGAAGAGTTCCGTATCTTAGAAGCAGGTGTATTAGACCGTGCTCGTAAGCTACTTGTTGACTCAGGTCTGAACGCAGATTCAATTGCATCACTAAATGCTGAAAAGCTGCTTACTCAAAGCCTTGCTGAAGAAGACAAGCAAGCTGAACTTGAGCAACTAGCTGCACAGTACGATGAGCTTAAAGCTGAATACGATAAGAAGTTTGAAAACAAACGTCGTAAGATCACTCAAGGTGATGACTTAGCACCAGGCGTACTTAAGATTGTTAAAGTATACCTAGCTGTTAAACGTCGTATCCAACCGGGTGATAAGATGGCGGGTCGTCACGGTAACAAAGGTGTTATCTCGACTATCGTACCAGTAGAAGATATGCCATACGATGACAAAGGTCGTACGGTAGACATCGTTCTGAACCCGCTAGGTGTACCATCACGTATGAACATCGGTCAGATCCTAGAAACACATATGGGTCTTGCTGCACGTGGTGTGGGTGAGCGCTTAGAAGAAATGATGAAAGAGCAGCGTGAACTGCACGAAATCCGTAGCTTCGTTAAGAAAGTTTACGAATTAGGTGATTGTCGTCAGAAAGTTGATATCGACTCTTTCTCTGATGATGAAGTTCGTCGCTTAGCTGATAACTTGAAAGGTGGTTTACCGATCGCAACTCCAGCCTTTGATGGTGCTCGTGAAAGCGAAATCAAAGACTTACTAGAGCTTGGTGGTTATCCAAGAAGCGGTCAAGTTACACTTTATGATGGCCGTACTGGCGATCAGTTCGAACGTCAAGTAACTGTTGGTTACATGTACATGCTGAAACTTAACCACTTGGTTGATGACAAGATGCACGCACGTTCAACTGGTTCTTACAGCCTTGTTACTCAGCAGCCGCTGGGTGGTAAAGCTCAGTTCGGTGGCCAGCGTTTCGGTGAGATGGAGGTGTGGGCACTAGAAGCTTACGGTGCTGCATATACTCTACAAGAAATGCTAACAGTGAAATCGGATGACGTGAACGGTCGTACTAAGATGTATAAGAACATCGTAGATGGTAACCATAAGATGGAACCAGGTATGCCAGAATCGTTCAACGTATTGTTGAAAGAAATCCGCTCACTGGGTATCAACATCGAGTTGGAAGAAAATTAA
- the rpoC gene encoding DNA-directed RNA polymerase subunit beta': MKDLLKFLKQQNKTEEFDAIRIGLASPDMVRSWSYGEVKKPETINYRTFKPERDGLFCARIFGPVKDYECLCGKYKRLKHRGVICEKCGVEVTLTKVRRDRMGHIELASPVAHIWFLKSLPSRIGLMLDMTLRDIERVLYFESFVVTEPGMTTLERGQLLGEEEYLDALEEHGDEFEAKMGAEAVLDLLRELDLGQLIAEMREELPTINSETKRKKITKRLKLMESFHQSGNNPEWMIMTVLPVLPPDLRPLVPLDGGRFATSDLNDLYRRVINRNNRLKRLLDLAAPDIIVRNEKRMLQEAVDALLDNGRRGRAITGSNKRPLKSLADMIKGKQGRFRQNLLGKRVDYSGRSVITVGPTLKLHQCGLPKKMALELFKPFIYGKLERRGMATTIKAAKKMVEREVAEVWDVLDEVIREHPVLLNRAPTLHRLGIQAFEPVLIEGKAIHLHPLVCAAYNADFDGDQMAVHVPLTLEAQLEARALMMSTNNILSPANGEPIIVPSQDVVLGLYYMTRDRINAKGEGIVFKDPKEAEKAYRSGNAELHARVKVRISETISNEEGETVEQVSIVETTVGRAILSLILPKGMPFELINQALGKKQISGLLNECYRRLGLKDTVIFADQVMYTGFHYAMKSGVSIGIDDLVIPPVKAEIIESAEAEVTEINQQFQSGLVTAGEKYNKVIDIWSRVNENLSREMMANLSKDTVINAKGEEEEQSSFNSVFMMADSGARGSAAQIRQLAGMRGLMARPDGSIIETPITANFREGLNVLQYFISTHGARKGLADTALKTANSGYLTRRLVDVAQDLVINEDDCGTEDGLTMKPLIEGGDVVEALRERVLGRVVAEDVLIPNTNEVLVKRNIMLDEKLCDLLEEHSVDEVRVRSVITCDNDFGVCAKCYGRDLARGHIINPGESVGVIAAQSIGEPGTQLTMRTFHIGGAASRASAENSVQVKTNGTLKLHNAKYVLNTDGKIVITSRSTEITIIDSFGREKERYKVPYGAVLAVQDNAEVQGNDIVATWDPHSHPIVLEHKSKISFSDIDDSNTEAQTDELTGLTRVVVKDLGKANAKEPKLIIESDERGLQETRLPSFTTIEVTDGATANPGDVLARIPQEGSKTRDITGGLPRVADLFEARKPKDPAILAEITGTISFGKETKGKKRLVITPAEGDAYEEMIPKWRQLNVFEGEQVSKGEVIADGPESPHDILRLRGVTHVANYIVNEVQEVYRLQGVKINDKHIETIIRQMLRKCIILDGGDTEFLAGEQVEVARVNISNRELEKQGKIPAKFEIQLMGITKASLATESFISAASFQETTRVLTEAAVNGKSDELRGLKENVIVGRLIPAGTGFAYHQDRLNRRKQGEIVEEQTVSAEEATQALTDALNADISGNQ, translated from the coding sequence GTGAAAGACTTACTTAAGTTTCTGAAGCAACAAAATAAGACCGAAGAATTCGATGCAATTCGCATTGGTCTTGCTTCGCCAGATATGGTTCGTTCATGGTCATACGGTGAAGTAAAGAAACCTGAGACAATCAACTACCGTACTTTCAAGCCTGAGCGCGACGGCTTATTCTGTGCCCGTATTTTCGGCCCAGTGAAAGATTATGAGTGTTTATGTGGTAAATATAAGCGCCTTAAGCACCGTGGTGTTATTTGTGAAAAGTGTGGCGTTGAAGTAACGCTTACTAAAGTGCGTCGTGACCGTATGGGTCATATTGAGCTTGCAAGCCCAGTTGCGCACATTTGGTTCTTAAAATCATTACCGTCACGTATCGGCTTAATGCTAGACATGACACTTCGTGACATCGAGCGCGTACTTTACTTCGAATCATTCGTAGTAACTGAGCCTGGTATGACAACGCTTGAGCGTGGTCAGCTTTTAGGTGAAGAAGAGTACCTAGATGCACTTGAAGAGCACGGTGATGAGTTTGAAGCGAAGATGGGTGCAGAAGCAGTATTAGACTTGCTTCGTGAACTTGATCTTGGCCAATTAATTGCTGAAATGCGTGAAGAGTTACCAACAATTAACTCTGAAACTAAGCGTAAGAAGATCACTAAACGTCTTAAATTAATGGAATCTTTCCACCAATCAGGTAATAACCCTGAGTGGATGATCATGACAGTACTTCCAGTACTTCCGCCTGATCTACGTCCATTAGTACCACTAGACGGTGGTCGTTTTGCGACTTCTGATCTGAATGACCTTTACCGTCGTGTTATTAACCGTAATAACCGTCTTAAGCGTCTATTAGATCTTGCAGCACCAGACATTATCGTACGCAACGAAAAACGTATGTTACAAGAAGCGGTAGATGCGCTACTTGATAACGGTCGTCGCGGTCGTGCGATTACAGGTTCTAACAAACGTCCTCTTAAATCGCTTGCTGATATGATCAAAGGTAAGCAAGGTCGTTTCCGTCAGAACTTACTTGGTAAACGTGTAGATTATTCAGGCCGTTCTGTAATCACAGTAGGTCCTACGCTTAAACTACACCAGTGTGGTCTTCCTAAGAAGATGGCACTTGAGCTATTCAAACCATTTATCTATGGCAAACTAGAGCGTCGCGGCATGGCTACGACTATCAAAGCTGCTAAGAAGATGGTTGAGCGTGAAGTGGCAGAAGTATGGGATGTATTAGACGAAGTAATTCGTGAACATCCAGTATTACTTAACCGTGCACCAACACTTCACCGTTTGGGTATCCAAGCGTTCGAACCTGTGCTTATCGAAGGTAAAGCGATTCATTTACACCCATTAGTTTGTGCAGCGTACAACGCTGACTTCGATGGTGACCAAATGGCGGTACACGTACCGTTAACGCTTGAAGCACAGTTAGAAGCACGTGCTCTAATGATGTCTACAAACAACATCCTATCTCCAGCGAATGGTGAGCCAATCATCGTTCCTTCACAGGACGTTGTATTAGGTCTTTACTACATGACTCGTGATCGCATCAATGCGAAAGGCGAAGGTATTGTATTTAAAGATCCTAAAGAAGCTGAAAAAGCATACCGCAGCGGTAACGCTGAGTTACATGCACGCGTAAAAGTACGTATCAGCGAGACAATCAGCAATGAAGAAGGTGAAACAGTTGAGCAAGTATCTATTGTTGAAACAACAGTAGGTCGTGCGATTCTTTCACTAATCCTACCTAAAGGCATGCCGTTTGAGTTAATCAACCAAGCCCTAGGTAAGAAACAAATTTCTGGCTTATTAAACGAGTGTTACCGTCGTCTAGGTCTTAAAGATACAGTTATCTTTGCTGACCAAGTAATGTACACAGGTTTCCACTACGCAATGAAGTCAGGTGTTTCAATCGGTATCGATGACTTAGTTATCCCACCGGTTAAAGCAGAAATCATTGAATCAGCGGAAGCTGAAGTAACTGAAATCAACCAACAATTCCAATCAGGTCTTGTAACGGCTGGTGAAAAGTACAATAAAGTTATCGATATCTGGTCACGTGTAAATGAAAACTTATCACGTGAGATGATGGCGAACTTATCAAAAGACACTGTAATCAACGCTAAAGGCGAAGAAGAAGAGCAATCTTCATTCAACTCAGTGTTTATGATGGCAGACTCAGGTGCACGTGGTAGCGCCGCTCAGATCCGTCAGTTAGCGGGTATGCGTGGTCTAATGGCACGTCCAGATGGTTCAATCATCGAGACACCAATCACGGCGAACTTCCGTGAAGGTCTAAACGTACTACAGTACTTCATCTCGACGCACGGTGCGCGTAAAGGTCTTGCCGATACAGCACTTAAAACAGCAAACTCGGGTTACTTAACGCGTCGTCTAGTAGACGTTGCACAAGACTTAGTAATCAACGAAGACGACTGTGGCACAGAAGATGGCTTAACAATGAAACCGCTTATCGAAGGTGGTGACGTTGTAGAAGCACTTCGCGAGCGTGTACTAGGTCGTGTTGTTGCTGAAGATGTATTAATTCCAAATACTAACGAAGTACTTGTTAAGCGTAACATCATGCTTGACGAAAAGCTGTGTGACCTTTTAGAAGAGCACTCAGTGGATGAAGTACGCGTTCGTTCAGTAATCACTTGTGATAATGACTTTGGTGTATGTGCTAAGTGTTACGGTCGTGACCTTGCGCGTGGCCACATCATCAATCCAGGTGAGTCAGTAGGTGTTATCGCGGCACAATCAATCGGTGAGCCGGGTACACAGCTTACGATGCGTACCTTCCACATCGGTGGTGCGGCATCTCGAGCGTCTGCTGAAAACAGTGTACAAGTTAAAACTAACGGTACATTGAAGTTACACAATGCGAAGTACGTATTAAACACAGACGGTAAGATTGTTATCACGTCTCGTTCAACAGAGATCACTATCATCGATAGCTTTGGTCGTGAGAAAGAGCGTTATAAAGTACCTTACGGTGCGGTGTTAGCAGTACAAGACAATGCAGAAGTTCAAGGTAACGATATCGTTGCTACTTGGGATCCGCATAGTCACCCAATCGTTCTTGAGCACAAGTCAAAAATCTCGTTCAGCGACATTGATGACTCAAATACCGAAGCACAAACAGACGAGTTAACTGGTTTAACACGTGTGGTTGTTAAAGACTTAGGTAAAGCGAATGCGAAAGAACCTAAACTAATCATCGAAAGCGATGAGCGTGGCCTGCAAGAAACACGTCTACCTTCATTCACAACGATTGAAGTAACTGACGGTGCAACTGCAAACCCAGGTGACGTACTTGCACGTATTCCACAAGAAGGTTCGAAAACTCGTGATATCACGGGTGGTCTACCTCGCGTAGCTGACTTATTCGAAGCACGTAAGCCGAAAGATCCTGCAATCCTTGCAGAAATCACGGGTACTATTAGCTTCGGTAAAGAAACAAAAGGTAAGAAGCGTCTTGTAATCACTCCAGCTGAGGGTGACGCATACGAAGAGATGATCCCTAAATGGCGTCAACTTAACGTGTTCGAAGGTGAGCAAGTGTCTAAAGGTGAGGTTATCGCCGATGGTCCTGAGTCACCACATGACATCTTACGCCTACGTGGTGTAACTCATGTAGCTAACTACATCGTTAACGAAGTGCAAGAGGTTTACCGCTTGCAAGGCGTTAAGATCAATGACAAGCACATTGAGACAATTATTCGTCAGATGCTACGTAAATGTATCATCCTTGACGGCGGTGACACTGAGTTCTTAGCCGGTGAACAAGTTGAAGTAGCGCGCGTTAATATTTCTAACCGTGAACTTGAGAAACAAGGCAAGATCCCAGCGAAGTTTGAAATCCAGTTAATGGGTATCACTAAAGCGTCACTTGCAACAGAATCTTTCATTTCTGCAGCATCGTTCCAGGAGACAACTCGTGTCCTAACTGAAGCCGCTGTAAATGGTAAGAGCGATGAGCTTCGTGGTCTGAAAGAAAACGTAATCGTGGGTCGTCTGATCCCAGCTGGTACAGGCTTTGCGTATCACCAAGACCGTTTAAACCGTCGCAAGCAAGGTGAAATCGTTGAAGAGCAAACAGTAAGCGCTGAAGAGGCAACTCAAGCACTAACTGACGCACTAAACGCAGATATCTCTGGAAACCAATAA
- the rpsL gene encoding 30S ribosomal protein S12: MATINQLVRKPRRSKVTKSNSAALKACPQKRGVCTRVYTTTPKKPNSALRKVARVRLTNGFEVTSYIGGEGHNLQEHSVILIRGGRVKDLPGVRFHTVRGALDCAGVNDRRQARSKYGAKRPKG; this comes from the coding sequence ATGGCAACTATTAACCAGCTAGTGCGTAAGCCACGTCGTAGCAAAGTTACTAAAAGTAACTCAGCTGCACTTAAAGCTTGTCCGCAAAAGCGTGGTGTATGTACTCGTGTATATACAACTACACCTAAGAAACCAAACTCTGCATTACGTAAAGTAGCGCGTGTTCGTTTAACTAACGGTTTCGAAGTAACATCTTACATTGGTGGTGAAGGCCACAACTTACAAGAGCACAGTGTAATCCTTATCCGTGGTGGTCGTGTTAAAGATTTACCAGGTGTGCGTTTCCACACTGTACGTGGTGCACTTGACTGTGCAGGCGTAAACGACCGTCGTCAAGCTCGTTCTAAATACGGTGCTAAACGCCCTAAGGGCTAA